The following proteins come from a genomic window of Platichthys flesus chromosome 1, fPlaFle2.1, whole genome shotgun sequence:
- the slc7a10a gene encoding solute carrier family 7 member 10a, which translates to MEDNESETERRDKDSSKSDRVTLKKEIGLLSACAIIIGNIIGSGIFISPKGVLEHAGSVGLSLIVWVCGGGICALGSMCYAELGVTIPKSGGDYSYVTEIFGGLVGFLLLWSAVLIMYPTTLAVIALTFSNYVLQPAFQDCLPPYIATRLLATICILFLTWVNCSSVRWATRIQDIFTVGKLLALVLIIVVGLVQICRGHYDALRPSVAFEFRQDPSVGQIALAFLQASFAYSGWNFLNYVTEEIVEPRKNLPRAIYISIPLVTLVYTLTNIAYFSSMSPEELLASNAVAVTFGEKLLGMFSWVMPISVALSTFGGINGYLFTSSRLCFSGAREGHLPYLLSMIHLKNCTPIPALLVCCAATIFILCIGETHNLINYVSFINYLSYGVTIAGLLYLRKKRPNLVRPIKVNMLIPITYLIFWAVLLCFSLYSEPVVCGLGMVIMLTGVPVYFVGVHWRNKPKWIHRVVEKCTYVGQKLCYVVFPQGDPSETEPLTSSKATD; encoded by the exons atggaggacaacgagagcgagacagagaggagggataAAGACTCGTCCAAGAGCGACAGAGTGACTCTGAAGAAAGAAATTGGACTTTTGAGCGCTTGCGCTATTATCATCG GGAACATCATTGGCTCTGGTATATTCATCTCACCTAAAGGAGTGTTGGAACATGCCGGCTCAGTGGGGCTGTCACTCATCGTCTGGGTTTGTGGAGGGGGGATCTGTGCCCTTGGGTCCATGTGCTATGCTGAGCTGGGTGTCACCATCCCGAAGTCTGGAGGAGACTATTCATATGTGACAGAGATCTTTGGAGGGCTTGTTGG CTTCCTGTTGTTATGGAGTGCCGTCCTCATCATGTATCCGACCACACTGGCTGTCATCGCACTCACCTTCTCCAATTACGTCTTGCAGCCAGCCTTCCAGGACTGCCTGCCTCCATACATCGCCACCAGACTCCTCGCCACCATCTGTATCT TGTTCCTGACCTGGGTGAACTGCTCGAGTGTACGCTGGGCAACCAGGATCCAGGATATTTTCACCGTAGGAAAATTGCTCGCGCTGGTACTCATCATAGTGGTGGGACTCGTCCAAATCTgtagag GTCACTACGATGCCCTGCGCCCCAGTGTGGCCTTTGAGTTCCGTCAGGACCCCTCAGTGGGTCAGATTGCTCTGGCCTTTCTCCAGGCCTCCTTTGCCTACAGCGGCTGGAATTTCCTCAACTATGTCACGGAGGAGATTGTGGAGCCACGCAA AAACCTGCCTCGTGCCATCTACATTTCCATCCCACTGGTAACACTGGTGTACACTTTGACCAACATTGCCTACTTCTCCTCCATGTCCCCTGAGGAGCTGCTGGCCTCCAATGCTGTGGCAGTG ACATTCGGGGAAAAGCTTCTCGGGATGTTTTCCTGGGTAATGCCAATCTCGGTAGCACTGTCCACATTTGGAGGAATCAATGGAtatctgttcacctcctccag ATTGTGCTTCTCAGGGGCCAGAGAGGGTCACCTGCCCTATCTGCTGTCCATGATCCACCTAAAGAACTGCACTCCCATCCCCGCCCTGCTGGTCTGT TGCGCTGCCACGATATTCATCCTGTGTATtggagagacacacaacctgatCAACTATGTGTCCTTTATCAACTATCTGTCCTATGGGGTAACCATCGCCGGCCTCCTCTACCTTCGCAAAAAGAGACCCAACCTGGTCAGACCCATCAAG GTGAACATGTTGATCCCCATCACCTACCTGATATTCTGGGCAGTGCTGCTGTGCTTTAGTCTCTACTCTGAGCCGGTGGTCTGTGGCCTGGGCATGGTCATCATGCTTACCGGAGTCCCTGTGTACTTTGTGGGGGTTCACTGGAGGAACAAACCAAAATGGATCCACAGGGTAGTCG AAAAATGCACGTATGTGGGCCAGAAGCTGTGTTACGTGGTGTTTCCTCAGGGAGACCCTTCAGAGACTGAACCCCTCACTTCCTCCAAAGCCACGGACTGA